One Gloeothece verrucosa PCC 7822 DNA window includes the following coding sequences:
- a CDS encoding peptidoglycan D,D-transpeptidase FtsI family protein yields MTNPKARLQQARKRGSSPSNRLKGKKRRPTQPSTEKIRSAKPTSTKGTRVKKQPPPLPKGRLFLVWGLLVLGMFGLGWRLYQLQITQSAQLEKRAKQQQMMTLRPYIPRRSIIDSQGNVLATDRIVYTLYAHPKLFSKPLPEVAQELGPILEQTPQGLTQLFKERDTGIKVTDNLSEANATKIEDLRLDGLELLENYARFYPQEQIAADVVGYVDRDHKGQAGLELGQKRILERNLLDLYIRRAGNGAIMPAFLPDANLSFDSLQLELTIDLRLHRAAREALQQQLKKYKAKRGAVIVMDATDGSLLALVCEPTFNPNEYYKSKVELFKNWSVSDLYEPGSTFKPLNVALALDAGVIKPDTYVNDSGLAVVDGWRIYNASKTGNGTINIAKVLQVSSNVGMIQIMNRLSAKDYYQRLQKLGINEKSGIDLPGEATGNLKSEELFTARAIEPAVTAFGQGFSLTPIKLVQLHGALANGGKLVTPHVVKGLADAQGHLHWKPDYPIRTVFSPQASQAVVKMMETVVTDGSGEAAQIPYYRLGGKTGTAQKAGARGGYIPNAKITSFVAIFPVDKPRYVVLTVVDEPQGGNTFGSTVAAPIAKSVIEALISLEGIPPSKGGKPLAPKKNKVD; encoded by the coding sequence ATGACTAATCCAAAAGCTAGACTCCAACAAGCCAGAAAAAGAGGTTCTTCTCCCTCAAATCGTTTGAAGGGCAAAAAAAGAAGACCCACTCAACCGTCAACAGAAAAAATCCGTTCGGCAAAACCGACCTCAACAAAAGGAACTCGTGTTAAAAAACAGCCGCCCCCCCTACCTAAAGGGCGACTTTTCCTCGTGTGGGGACTATTAGTGTTGGGGATGTTTGGCTTGGGTTGGAGATTGTATCAACTCCAGATTACCCAATCTGCCCAACTGGAAAAAAGAGCCAAACAGCAGCAGATGATGACCTTACGGCCTTACATTCCCCGGCGCTCAATTATCGATAGTCAAGGAAATGTATTAGCAACTGATCGCATCGTCTATACTCTTTATGCCCATCCGAAATTATTTTCTAAACCGCTACCCGAAGTAGCACAAGAGTTAGGGCCAATTCTTGAGCAAACGCCACAAGGGTTAACTCAACTGTTTAAAGAACGGGATACAGGCATCAAAGTAACGGACAATCTAAGCGAAGCCAATGCTACCAAAATTGAAGACCTCAGACTAGATGGGCTGGAATTACTGGAAAATTATGCTCGCTTTTACCCTCAAGAGCAAATAGCGGCTGATGTGGTGGGCTATGTGGATCGCGACCACAAAGGTCAAGCAGGTTTAGAATTAGGTCAAAAACGCATCTTAGAACGGAATTTGTTAGATCTCTATATCAGAAGGGCCGGCAATGGGGCGATTATGCCGGCTTTTTTGCCTGATGCTAATCTCAGTTTTGATAGCTTACAACTGGAATTGACAATTGATTTACGCCTGCACAGAGCCGCCCGAGAGGCTTTACAACAGCAACTAAAAAAGTACAAGGCTAAACGGGGTGCTGTGATTGTGATGGATGCGACTGATGGTTCTCTGTTAGCCCTCGTTTGTGAGCCGACTTTTAATCCGAACGAATACTATAAGTCTAAAGTTGAACTGTTTAAAAATTGGAGTGTGTCTGATCTTTATGAACCGGGATCGACCTTTAAACCGCTCAATGTTGCACTGGCTCTTGATGCGGGCGTGATTAAACCTGATACTTATGTTAATGACTCGGGGCTGGCGGTGGTAGACGGTTGGCGAATTTATAACGCCAGTAAAACCGGCAATGGCACGATCAATATTGCTAAGGTGCTGCAAGTCTCTAGTAATGTGGGCATGATTCAGATTATGAATCGTTTGAGTGCCAAAGATTATTATCAGCGCCTACAAAAGTTAGGGATCAATGAAAAATCGGGGATCGATTTGCCTGGAGAAGCGACAGGAAATCTCAAAAGTGAGGAGCTTTTTACCGCTAGAGCCATTGAACCGGCAGTAACCGCCTTTGGGCAAGGGTTTTCTCTTACGCCCATTAAGTTAGTTCAACTTCACGGCGCTTTAGCCAATGGAGGAAAGTTAGTAACGCCTCATGTGGTTAAGGGTTTAGCCGATGCACAGGGCCATTTACACTGGAAACCTGATTATCCGATCAGAACGGTTTTTTCCCCACAAGCGAGTCAGGCAGTGGTGAAAATGATGGAAACAGTGGTGACTGATGGCTCAGGAGAAGCGGCTCAAATTCCTTATTATCGCCTTGGCGGCAAAACAGGAACCGCTCAAAAAGCCGGGGCGAGAGGCGGCTATATTCCCAATGCTAAAATTACCAGTTTTGTGGCTATTTTTCCGGTGGATAAACCTCGTTATGTGGTGTTGACGGTGGTGGATGAACCTCAAGGAGGTAATACCTTTGGTTCTACGGTAGCCGCACCTATTGCTAAATCGGTGATCGAGGCGTTAATTTCCCTTGAAGGAATTCCTCCCTCTAAAGGAGGTAAGCCGCTTGCCCCGAAGAAAAATAAAGTTGATTAA